The genomic region GGAAAAACAACGGCAAGTAAGCGGTATTCTTGGCTGAATGGGAGAGACTGTCGGTATGGCAGTCTTTTTCTTTGTTGGGAGGATGCATGGAAGCCAGTTATTTCCTCATCGGTATAAAAGGTACCGGCATGTCCAGCCTTGCCCTTCTGCTGAAAAGGAGAGGAGCTTACGTCTGGGGATGTGACAGCAATGAAGTCTTCCAGACCGACAGTGTCTTGGAAAAATCCGGTATCACCGTGGTGGCAGGATTTGACAGTTCGCATCTGGACCGGTTGGACGAGGCTGCCTGCATCATCTATTCCACGGCTTTTGGGCGAAAGCCTATTGTTTCTGAGGCCAAGAAAAGAGGCTTCAGGATATATAGTTACATTGATTTCCTTGCAGACCTTACAAAGACTTGCCAAAGTTATGGAGTAGCGGGAACCCATGGAAAGACAACCAGTACCGCCGCTACCTGCTGGGCGCTTTCACAAGGAAACAGAAGCAATTTTCCATTTTTTGCACTCTTCGGCTCTTTCCTGCAACATGGCAGCGATGGGCCGATATACCAAGGGAGTGAGGATTTCTTGCTTGAATGCTGTGAGTATGAGGATCACTTTCTCTCTTACAGGTTACGTGGGGCCTTGCTTACCAACGTCGAATGGGATCATCCGGATTATTTTGATGATTATGAAGCAACGGTCAGAAGTTTTGAAACCTTTGCCTGTAAATTGGAGCAGGGAGGTTTCCTTTTGTATTGCCATGATGACAGCGGCGCGAAAAAGGTTGCTGAGTATACCCGGTTGCGTCGGCCTGACCTCAGGGTCATCAGTTACGGTTTTGATGATCCCGGACCTTTTGGGATCAGCATCGATCGGCTTCAAGGAGGCTACAGGCTTCCTGTAACAGGTCTTACGTCTTTTTCTTTTCCCGTGTGGGGCAAGGATTTTGTACGGGACCTTGTCGGGGCTGCTGTATTTGCAACCTGCATCCTGCTGGACAGGCCGAATCCCAGCCTCTATCTGGATAAGGATGCCCTTGTGGTTGACGAAGCGTTGGTCACGGTCCTTGCTACATCCTTGAAGCTGCTCTCTTCCTTCCCTGGAACGGAAGGCCGATGTCAGATCATGGCCGAGGACGGAGGCGTAACCTTTGTAGATGACTATGCACATCATCCGACTGAAATACAAAGTACCATAGCTTCCCTTCGCAGCAGATGGCCTAATCGGCATCTGCTTGTTATCTTTGCTCCTCATACGAGCAGCAGGACCAGGCAGTTCTTCAAACAGTTTGTAACGGCACTGGACAGGGCTGACAAGGTCATTGTCCAGGATACGTTTGCTTCTGCACGTGAGGATCTGACTGATGTCAACTATTCAGAGCTACTGGCAGAAGAAATTGAGAAAAGCGGATTCCGTAGCAGGAAAAACCTCTGCGGGGCATGCATCTATGTACCAGGCAATGATGAAAAAGTCGCTCAGGTAGCTGCAGGCTGGTTGCAAGAGGGCGATGTGTGCATTACCATGGGAGCCGGCAACAACCATTGGCTGTATCGCCGGATCATTGAAAGAAGAAATGCAATAAGGAAATAAAAGATGAAGAGTATGACAGGATATGGTTCAGGGGAAGTCCTCTGTACCGATTTTCAGATGGTAGTAGAAGTCAAGAGCTATAACAACAGGTTCTTGGATATCCTTCATACGATCCCTTGTTACTTGGCACCGTTCGAGGCTGAAATTGACGAGGAAGTGAAGAAGGTTGCAAAGCGCGGCCACGTTGAGGTTTCCGTCAAGATCAGGTTATTGAAAAATGATGTTTCCCTTGTCGTCGATACGCAGGCTGTCAAGCAATATGCAAAAGCCTATGACAGTATCATAAGTGAGAGTGGTTTCAATATCAAACCTGAGCTTTCCGATTTCCTGTCGGTAGAAGGAATCGTATCCAGTGTCAATGCTACTGACAGTGAAAGGTTCAAGCCTGTGCTTTTCCAGTGCCTTACGCATGCGTTGGATCAGTTCGGGGCAAGCAAGGCAAGGGAAGGTGAAGCTACCAAGCAGGATCTGAAGGAAAAAGCTGAAGATATCAAGGAAGGACTTTCAGTCGTCAGCACCTATGCAGATGAGCTTGAGTCCATGATAAGGAAGAACCTTACTGAACGGATTGAGGAAATGCTCGGCGACGCTGGCTATGACAGGAACAGAATCCTGCAGGAAGTAGCCCTGATGCTTGTCAAGCAATCCATAAACGAAGAAATCAAGCGTTTGGGTATCCACCTGAGGGAATTTGACAAGTTGCTTGAAAAAGACGGACCTGTCGGTAAGCGGATGGATTTCCTCTGTCAGGAAATGAACAGGGAAATCAATACGATCGGCTCAAAAAGCCAGATAGCTGAACTTAACCTGCAGGTAGTCAGGATGAAAGACAGCTTGGAGAATATCAGGGAACAGGTCAGGAATGTTGAATAGGAGAGGAAAACTATGAGGATTGCGATCAGCGGGAAAAGCGGCTGTGGCAACACGACGGTAACCGGGCTTGTTGCCGAAAAACTGGGGTATCCCATGGTAAACTTTACATTCAGGAACCTTGCCAAGGAAAAAGGTATCGAATTCTGGGAATTCTGCAGATTGGCTGAGACTGATGATGCATATGACAGGGAGCTGGATCGGCGGCAGGTCGAGATGGCAATGAGGGAGAAGGATTGTGTCCTTGGCTCGCGCCTTGCCATCTGGATGCTTAAGGAAGCGGATTTCAAGGTCTATCTGCATGCAAGCAGCAAGGAGCGGGCCTTGCGGATCCTTAAAAGGGAAGGCGGAGATTTGAAGCTTCGGATGGAACAGACGGCCCGCAGGGACCGCAATGATAGCGCAAGGTACATGCGCATCTATGGCATTGACAACAATGATACGTCTGTAGCTGACCTTGTCATTGATACCGATGGGAAAAATCCTGATGAAATTGCAGAGATGATTGTTGAAATTGCAAAAAAACGGGAAAAGACAGCAGAAAAATAATAACAGCTTATCATTGCTACTATACATTTCTGAAGTATTACGATAAAATACCTTCCGCTGTAGAAGCGAATAGGAGTCAAGAGCGTGAATAAAATTCCATTGGACAAACTCATCGATTACAAGGGGAACATCTATGAAACCACTTGTGTGGCAATCAAGGAAGCTGAAATCCTCAGCAATCCCGGTTGCGGCGGAAAGGAAATCGAGGAAGCCAACGGCAAGATAGTGACCGAAGTTCTGGACCGGGCTTTGGAAGGTGAAATCAAATACACCAAGCTTGATGACGAACGGAAAGCTGAATAGCCGATCCTTTTCCAAGCTGATCTTTCTCTTCGGTCCTACCGGAGTCGGGAAGACAGCCCTTTTGACAGAACTCTGCAAAGATTGTTTTTCGGTAATAAATGCCGATTCGATACAAGTATACAAAGGCTTGGACATCGGATCGGCGAAGGTGTCTCCAGAGGTCATTGAAAGAGTGCCTCATTATTTGGTGGATATCCTTCAGCCGTGGCAGCAGTTTACTGTTGCGAAGTTCATTGAACTGGCCGATCTGGCAGTGGAGGATATAGTTGCAAAGGGAAGGATTCCGATTGTCAGCGGAGGTACTGCATACTATTTCAAACACTTTCTCTATGGCCTGAGCAATGCCCCCCAATCTACTGCAGGAACCCGACAGCAAGTTGCCGCATGGATTGAGAAAAACGGCATTGCGGAGGCTAGGAAGAAACTGCTTGAGGTCGATCCTGTTTCATATGGGAAAATCGCTGCCAACGATGTATATCGGCTCAGCAGGGCTTTGGAAGTCTATGAAGACAGCGGGAAACCTTTGTCGTCTTTTGAAGTTCCCACAACTTTCCGATATGGCATGGAGCCTTTGGTCATAGGTCTTTATAGATCGAAGGAAGAAATGGACCAGAGGATGCGTCTTCGTTTTTCCATGATGATGGAAGCCGGGCTCCTTGAGGAGATCGGACGGCTGAGAAGGGAAGGTGCCGATCCCCGATGGCCTGGCATGCAGGGAATCGGCTACCGTGAATTCTTTTCGGCGATGGAAAGCGGAGAGTATTCCATTTCCCAGATCGGTGATGAGATCGTCAGGGACAGCCGCCTGTATGCCAAACGTCAACTGACATTCTTTCGTTCTTTCTGTGATACGGAATGGGTCCATGCTGATGATATGGGTCGGGTACTTTCCTTAGTAAAAACATATCTTTCAACTTGAATATCTTAATTCCTTTTATTACACTAGGAATTGGAGGCCCATTATGATGATTTCTACCAAGGGCAGATATGCCCTGCGTGTCCTTGTTGACATGACCCGCCATGATGGCGAAGGTTTTGTATCCCTGTCCTTGCTTTCAAAGAGGGCCGGTGTATCACTTAAGTATCTTGAACTGATTGTTTCCGTCCTTAACAAGGGAGGCCTGTTGCTTAGCAAGAGAGGCAAGGAAGGTGGCTACAAACTTTCCCGCCGCGCTTCGCAGATCAGTGTGGGAGAAATCCTTAGGCTTACGGAGGGAACACTGGCTCCTGTGGAGTGTCTTTCAAAAGATGAGGACTGTCCACGTTCAGAACAGTGTCCGACACTTCCTCTTTGGCATAGGCTAGACCGTTTGATAGAAAATTACCTTGACGGTATCTCATTGCTCGACCTGAGTGAAGGGAAGTTCGATGATACTTCAGTGCAGGTACAGCCTTCTGTGTCTTTC from Spirochaetia bacterium harbors:
- a CDS encoding Mur ligase domain-containing protein; this encodes MEASYFLIGIKGTGMSSLALLLKRRGAYVWGCDSNEVFQTDSVLEKSGITVVAGFDSSHLDRLDEAACIIYSTAFGRKPIVSEAKKRGFRIYSYIDFLADLTKTCQSYGVAGTHGKTTSTAATCWALSQGNRSNFPFFALFGSFLQHGSDGPIYQGSEDFLLECCEYEDHFLSYRLRGALLTNVEWDHPDYFDDYEATVRSFETFACKLEQGGFLLYCHDDSGAKKVAEYTRLRRPDLRVISYGFDDPGPFGISIDRLQGGYRLPVTGLTSFSFPVWGKDFVRDLVGAAVFATCILLDRPNPSLYLDKDALVVDEALVTVLATSLKLLSSFPGTEGRCQIMAEDGGVTFVDDYAHHPTEIQSTIASLRSRWPNRHLLVIFAPHTSSRTRQFFKQFVTALDRADKVIVQDTFASAREDLTDVNYSELLAEEIEKSGFRSRKNLCGACIYVPGNDEKVAQVAAGWLQEGDVCITMGAGNNHWLYRRIIERRNAIRK
- a CDS encoding YicC family protein yields the protein MKSMTGYGSGEVLCTDFQMVVEVKSYNNRFLDILHTIPCYLAPFEAEIDEEVKKVAKRGHVEVSVKIRLLKNDVSLVVDTQAVKQYAKAYDSIISESGFNIKPELSDFLSVEGIVSSVNATDSERFKPVLFQCLTHALDQFGASKAREGEATKQDLKEKAEDIKEGLSVVSTYADELESMIRKNLTERIEEMLGDAGYDRNRILQEVALMLVKQSINEEIKRLGIHLREFDKLLEKDGPVGKRMDFLCQEMNREINTIGSKSQIAELNLQVVRMKDSLENIREQVRNVE
- a CDS encoding AAA family ATPase; translation: MRIAISGKSGCGNTTVTGLVAEKLGYPMVNFTFRNLAKEKGIEFWEFCRLAETDDAYDRELDRRQVEMAMREKDCVLGSRLAIWMLKEADFKVYLHASSKERALRILKREGGDLKLRMEQTARRDRNDSARYMRIYGIDNNDTSVADLVIDTDGKNPDEIAEMIVEIAKKREKTAEK
- the miaA gene encoding tRNA (adenosine(37)-N6)-dimethylallyltransferase MiaA, whose amino-acid sequence is MKSNTPSLMTNGKLNSRSFSKLIFLFGPTGVGKTALLTELCKDCFSVINADSIQVYKGLDIGSAKVSPEVIERVPHYLVDILQPWQQFTVAKFIELADLAVEDIVAKGRIPIVSGGTAYYFKHFLYGLSNAPQSTAGTRQQVAAWIEKNGIAEARKKLLEVDPVSYGKIAANDVYRLSRALEVYEDSGKPLSSFEVPTTFRYGMEPLVIGLYRSKEEMDQRMRLRFSMMMEAGLLEEIGRLRREGADPRWPGMQGIGYREFFSAMESGEYSISQIGDEIVRDSRLYAKRQLTFFRSFCDTEWVHADDMGRVLSLVKTYLST
- a CDS encoding Rrf2 family transcriptional regulator produces the protein MMISTKGRYALRVLVDMTRHDGEGFVSLSLLSKRAGVSLKYLELIVSVLNKGGLLLSKRGKEGGYKLSRRASQISVGEILRLTEGTLAPVECLSKDEDCPRSEQCPTLPLWHRLDRLIENYLDGISLLDLSEGKFDDTSVQVQPSVSFQG